The nucleotide window GGGCCACATCCTACGTGCCCGAACATGCCAGGACATCCTCATATCCTCCCCATATTTGGTGTGGATATGGGGATTTGTGGACATCCAGGACATCCTCATATGGGTAGTTTTTTTTCTTTGCTTTCCTGTCCAGACAGTGAGCATGCAATCTGGTTGGACGTTTAAGGGGTctggttgtagatgctctaagagCTTACAAGGCCAACCACTTGCTAGCACAAAAAATGAGGGTCACCAATGACGTTTCTTGAAATATAAAACAATTGTTTTCGAAATGGAACACTCGTATTCATTAAGACACGGCCTGATCGCCAGTCACAACACTAATTACATGTTATTCTAAAGAGTCAATTATACTGGTGGTGCCACAACTTGGCGCAAACTGTCACCTTAGTGCTACAACTTGTGGTGTACATCGAAGTGGTGCAAAAACTTGGCTTGAGCGTGCAAATACGGTGCTAATCGCGTTTGTATACGAACGCGACGGTGACGAGGCATGCCAGCATGGCGCGTGGCCCGCTGGCAGCGACTCAACAACGAAGATGGGGCGTCTGTGTGCTCTTTTTTCGAAAACTGCcacattttttttgttttttcacGCAAAAGCACTTGATAAGAGGGTCCCAGCTGTCAGCAGAATAAATTTTAATTGAAAACAGCTTTATATGCTATACTCATTCCAAGGGATGAATATTTTATTGAAAACAGCTTGAATTTACttaaatataaatatatatagAAATTGATTTAAAATACTGAATTAATATGGAAAGAGTTTCTAAAATTAGTTAATATTTTTTATATTTCATAATTTTTTCGATTTTTATGAATTTAATAGGTGAACATTTTATGAAATTATATGGAAATTTAATAATGTGATTTACTTTATTTATATGGATATTACTtaaaattttaattcaaatattTTATGTAATTTCTGAAAAACTAACATGTTGAAAATTGGCTGCACTAACTGAATTCCGTTTTAGCCCATGAGCGTGTTCTGCTATAGACATAATACGTGACAATTCTTTGTAAACATGTAATTACAATTGTTGGTGTGGTAGCTCTGCTCGTTCTTGACCTAAGGTTGCATTTTCGAATTTCAGCGGCTGCATACGtttttttctttgaaaaatttaAATTCTTAATTTATGTTGTCTAAGTGAAGATATATAAAAGTTGTTTCTATTCTATACTGGAacgacgaccttgatggggtagTTAGCTGCACACGCAGGGTACTAGAGGTCCTCGGGTCGGATGCCCACCGCACCATTTTTGTCGGGGGCATTTCCGTGGAAGAAATAAAAAACCGAGGTGTTTTTTTATCAGGGGCTTTTTTGTGGAAAAAACCGAGGTGATATTCGCAAAAAACCATTGTATTGTCACTGACAATGCGTCCCACGCTACGTTGGCATGCGTCGTCAGCAGTGCTGCCGTATACAAACACAATTAGCATCGTATTTGCATGCTCGAGCCAAGTTTTTACACCACCTCGATGTACACCACAAGTTCTAACACTAAAATGGTCGTTTATGCCAAGTTATAGTATCATCGGTGTAATTGACTCTATTCTAAATAAACTTGATAACACATCATTACTCTTAGTTTTcatgtcattaattaccaaaacccaATGAGAGATGAGCGACAAAGGCAGAAGGTTGAGAGAAAAACATGTGGTATAGTGAATCAAGTTGTCAATGCATGGTTCATTCTCCCACGACCTTAGGGCGAGACTAGAGAACATGGCTTCGTTAACCACGCGTCTTGCCCCCAAAAAGTACACACTGTCATTGTTGTTAATTCGCAGCGTGCGCCCTGTTTGGCTGCTTCATTACCACAAGCCCTCATCTTCATGTCGTGAGGAGGTCCATTGGAGGAGAAGAAACAAAGACTCTGTTCTTCGCCTTGGTTGCCTATGCATCACATATCCAGTTCATACAAAACATGAATCACTTACACTCATGAACCCAAATCTAACATAACGAAAATGGCATAGCCAATCTACAACATCTGCATATGCGTACCTCCTTCTGCCAGTCAGCGCATAGCGTGATAGTCACGAGCAGCAAGACCTGCACCAGAATACCGCATATGATTCCCATCCAAAGGCCCTGGCCACACATCATTATTTTCACACTATTAGCATGCTATCAAACCCATAAAAGTTCAAGAAAACCAAATAAATACAAGGAAAGGCACCATCCCTCCGACGCGCAGCGTGAAGGCTACGAGGTAGGCTGCCGGTACACCAACTAAGGGCCAGTTCTTTTCGACGATTCTCCCAAAATCTCCCCCCTCCCCAGCTTCTCCCAGAATCGTCACTCCATATATTTTTTATAATTCTATCTAGTTAAAGTCTAATTAGCTAGGATTGTAAAAAATATATGAAGTGGTGATTCTGGAAGAAGCTGAGGAGGGGGGCGATTCTGGTAGAATCGCCCAAAAGAACTGGCCTTAAGTAGAACGCGCCGAGGTTGATACATGCACAGGTCTTCTGCCACCCACAGCCTCTAGCCACACCTACACATACGTGATGCATGTTCACTCCCTCTGTAAGTTAAGTATCTAAGAGTAACCGTGTATAGCATAGCAATTGAGAAGCAAGTACCCGAGAGAACACACTGAATTCCATCAAAGAAGTTGGCAACCGAGATGACCAGTAGCATCCTGGCAACGTATCTCACAACCTCCTCCTCGTCGCTGTACGCATGGCCCCAGACGAAGAGCAGGAGGACCACGACCATCCCCATGACAGTTCCTTCCGAGATGGCCAAGACCACGACGACCCGCATGGCGAGGCGGGCTGCCCGTGGCCGCCCCGCCCCGAGCTCGTTCGAGACACGGGTGCTGCACCAAGCACGATCATGTCATGCAAAATAGCATGAGCATGATAGTAGGAGTGCCTCGAATAGTATCACTTACCTTATGGCAGCGCCAAGGCCATAGGGGATCATGAAGAGGCAGTTAGCCGTGTTGAGTCTATCCTTGAGAAAACGGAGGAAGCAAATGTGAGGATGCGAAGCAAATCAACACAGGAGCAATCATGTCGATGCGATTGTCTTACGTGATCGACAGAACGGATGTTTCCAGCTTGGGGTTTGGAAGAAGCCCCGAAAGTAGCACGAGGATTTCGAACGACCACCATTCCATGCTGCCATTGCGAATATAAAAAACCTATCAATGATCACAACTACGTAACGGAGTATTAATTAATACCTCCAAATATCACTCACCAGAGCATGAGAGCAGACGGCACGGCGAGCCTCAAAAAGTCATGCGCCCCATGGAAGGCTTCCATGGAGAACCCGGTCCACGTCTGCTGGCAAGAGCTCGACATCCTCACATACACTGCCAGTAAGATCACGTACACCCAGTAGGAGACGGCGTTGCTAAGAGCAGCGCCCTTGCCGCCCATCCCGGCAACGTACACGAGCAGCCAGCAGACGAGCAGATGAAACAGGGCGGCCGCGCCGGCGCTGACCATTACCGGGAGCACGACGTTCTGTGCCTGCAGGAACCGGACGTGGCACTGCAGCAGTCCGTAGGCGAAGAGACCCGGGATCATCCACCGTGCGTACGTGCCTGCCTCCATGGCGATGTCGGGGTCCTGGCCGAACAGGAGCAGGATCTGGCCGGTGTGGAACCACATGAAGGCGACGGGGATGCTCACGACGGTGAGTAGTAGCATGGCGCGTTGCTTGTAGATGCCGAGGAGGTGATATTGCCCGGCGCCAAATGCTTGGCCGCACAGAGTGTCCAGGGCATTGGACATGCCAACCTGATCAAGGAAACCAAAAACGAAGAATATCATTCAGTTTTGCTAAAAGCACATCTAGATATgacataagtattgcacatctaaatcCTATATCATTGATCTTACGTTGAGATTCGTGTGGATatgttctttttcttttttcttttccttttcatACTTGATTCACTTATTTAGATGTGCAATAAGTAGGACACATTTAGATATGCCCTAGACATTCCCAATATCATTTATGAAACCGGAACTTGGA belongs to Triticum urartu cultivar G1812 chromosome 7, Tu2.1, whole genome shotgun sequence and includes:
- the LOC125524557 gene encoding protein DETOXIFICATION 16-like gives rise to the protein MEKPSVEETLLQRSRDKKELVGESLPVGDEVKRQLWLAGPLIAGSLLQNLIQMISIMFVGHLGELPLAGASVATSFATVTGFSLLVGMSNALDTLCGQAFGAGQYHLLGIYKQRAMLLLTVVSIPVAFMWFHTGQILLLFGQDPDIAMEAGTYARWMIPGLFAYGLLQCHVRFLQAQNVVLPVMVSAGAAALFHLLVCWLLVYVAGMGGKGAALSNAVSYWVYVILLAVYVRMSSSCQQTWTGFSMEAFHGAHDFLRLAVPSALMLCMEWWSFEILVLLSGLLPNPKLETSVLSITLNTANCLFMIPYGLGAAISTRVSNELGAGRPRAARLAMRVVVVLAISEGTVMGMVVVLLLFVWGHAYSDEEEVVRYVARMLLVISVANFFDGIQCVLSGVARGCGWQKTCACINLGAFYLRPNWPLVGVPAAYLVAFTLRVGGMGLWMGIICGILVQVLLLVTITLCADWQKEATKAKNRVFVSSPPMDLLTT